The DNA segment TAATGAACGACACCAGATAGAGCGCCAGCGGCACAATCCACAGAAACGGCACCACCGCCACATCCTGACAAACGTGGTTCGTCGTGGCCAACAGCATCAGCGAGCCACACGCGGGAAGAGCCAGCCACAAGAAGCGCAGCCGCAGCCAGGCGAGCCAACCACCGGCCTCCGGTTGAAAGGACGCGCTGGTCGAGCCGGCCTGCAATTCGACGCCAGCCGCCTCACCGTTTGTCGCTGCGATTGTCTCCGCCGTTTTGTGATGTTCGCTGCCGCGATGGCGGGCGATCCAAAACGCCGCCGAGCCGCACAACACGATAAACAAGCCAAATCCGCCGGACCAATACCAGGCTTGCTCGGGCACGGTGAACGCCGGTTCGAACAGAAACGGATACGTCACCAATGCCGCCAGCGAACCGACGTTCGACAACGAATACAGCCGATACGGCGAGCGGCCGGGATACGCACGACTGAACCACGCTTGTCCTAATGGGCCCGTGGCGGAGAGCACGAAATAGGGTAGCCCGACGGTGCAGGTCAGCAGACCGAGAATGCGCCACGTCGGATCGCCGGCGGAATCGGGCTTCCAACTTTCCCGCGGCACGACCGGCAGCATGGCGATCGCCGCGATGAGCAGCAGGCCGTGCAAAATCGCCTGGCGTCGACAGGTCAAAAGACGGTTGAGCAGATGGGCATATGCGTAGCCGAAGAAAAGCAGCGATTGGAAGAACAATAAGCAGGTGGTCCAAACCGCCGGGCTTCCGCCGAACCAAGGCAAAATGAATTTGCTAATCAACGGCTCGACTTGAAACAGCAGAAACGCGCTGACGAGAATCATCAGCGCCAAATTCCAAAAAATCCAGGCCGGAGTCGAACGGGCCGCTCGAACCGCGGCAATCGGAGCGAGCGGCGCGGCGGAAGGGTTCGGCGGCGAAGAGGTTGTCATGGCGCGCGATTCTCGAGGAATCGAGTGTGGGTCAGGGGTGCCCATACCCACGGCCTTGCGTGGGCACGCTTTTTATTCGCGCGCTGCGAATCATGCCCGCGCAGAGCCGCGGGCACGCCACCCCGCGATGCCCGGTCCCCCCACTATACGCCGATGCCGAGCAATTCGCGAAATTTTTGAAAAAGATAGCTGCTGTCGTGCGGCCCGGCCGAGGCTTCCGGATGGTATTGCACGCTGAATGCCGGCAGCCCGCGATGCCGCACGCCTTCGATCGTGTGATCGTTCAAGTTGCGATGGGTCACTTCCAACTCAGGCGGCAGATCTTCTTCGGCGACCGCAAATCCGTGGTTTTGCGAGGTGATTTCAACCCGGCCGGTTGCGATGTTCATCACCGGTTGATTGGCCCCCCGATGGCCAAACTTTAGCTTAAATGTTTTTGCCCCGCAGGCCAGCGAAAGCAATTGATGCCCAAGGCAAATCCCGAACACGGGCGTGCGGCCCAAGATTCCGCGGATGGCGTCGACGGCATACGTAAGCGGTTCGGGATCACCCGGACCATTGGAAAGAAACACGCCGTCGGGCTGGCGAGCCAAAATCTCATCCGCGGTCGCCGTGCCCGGCAAAATCGTCACTCGCCAACCCATCTCGGCCAAATGCCGGGCGATGTTCCACTTCAGGCCATAGTCGAGCGCGACGATGTGCGGAGCCGACGGCTGCTGTGTTTGTGATTGCAGTTCCGCAGATTGCGACGGTGCCGAGTTTACCGGATCTCCGGCCGCACCGAGGATTCCACCGCGGCGATCGCCGATCGGCCGCGACCAAGGGCTCAACTGCTGCTGCCAATCTCGCGGCTGGCTGGGGATCACTTCGCGCACCAAATCTCGACCCACGAGGCCAGGGCTCGCCTTTGCCTTGGCGATCAACCGCTCGTCGTCGAGATCGGCGGAGGAAAGCAAGCCACGCATCGCGCCGCGATTGCGGATGTGCCGCACCAAGGCACGTGTGTCGATCCCCGCAAGGCCCACGACGCCCCAATGGGCCAGATATTCGTCGAGTTCGCCGGTCGAACGGAAATTGCTGGCGCGCCGCGTCCATTGCCGCACGACAAAGCCGGCCAGATGGGGCCGCCCGCTCTCGACATCCTCGGCGTTGATGCCGTAGTTGCCGATTTCCGGATACGTCATCGTGACGATCTGGCCGCGGTAGCTTGGATCGGTGAGGATTTCCTGATAGCCGGTCATTGAGGTGTTGAAGCAAACTTCGCCGTCGACTTCTCCGGCGGCGCCGAATGCAGTGCCGGTCCAGACCGTTCCGTCTTCAAGGGCAAGCTTTGCTGGTTGGGTCATGTGGTTCCGTTCCGTAGGTCAGGCTTTCCAGCCTAACGGTTTTTGCGTGGATTTGGTCGAGTGTGCCACCGGCAAGCGCGGTTTGCCAGTGAGCGTGCCAACTTTTTTTTCCATCGTGTTCGCCGCCGCCACGCGTGCGAATATTCGCGTTGCGCCGCGCCGTCGGATCGCGTCTAAAGTCGTGGCACCATTTGTCCCGATACGCTTTCTACGGCTGTGGGTCTCCGGGCAAACCAACTCGCAAGAGGGACGTTGTTCGGACAGCCAACTGAGAGGGTTCTTGTCCCGGCGAGCAAGAACCCTCTATTTTTTTGCGCCCACGTCCGCGCCGCCGCAATTATAGCCAGCAGCACCGGCTGCGATAAGCGCCCGCGACGGATACGAAGCAGGGGAACCACGGATTACGCGAAAGACGCGAATAGGGGGCAAGGGGAACCACGGATCACACGGATCGCCAGGGATACGCAGCAGAGAGTCGGTGATCGAAGTTTCGAGCCGGGCCATAGGCCGGGGCGCGTGGCCATATGAGCCGGCCGTGCAGACGGCAAACGCGGCTCGCGCGCGCCTCTCCCCTTGCGGGAGAGGGGCCGGGGGTGAGGGGTCGTGCGTTTCAAAAACCACGGTCCACGCCGTGCAACGCGGATACGATGCAGGGAAACCACGAAATACGCGAATGACGCGAACACGACGGACGGAAGGTGCCGCGCAACATCCCGTGCCCATGTCACCCCGTTGGCGTTTTGGAGCCAATTGGGGCGGCGTGTCCTGGGGCGATCGCCCCAGGCTGTCTTATTATGCCCGCTTCGCGGGCGATCCAGGCCATGCCCGCGAAGCGGGCGCAATCGGTTAGCCTGGGGCAACGCCCCAGGTTTGCCGGCCTATTTGAATTCCCCGGCGTCGTATTTTTTCCAGAATTCGCCGGGGACGAGGATGGCCCTGCTGTTACGGGCCGCCCGGTGCCTTCCGAATCGAGCAAAAGGTTGGAGGGATTGATGTCGCGATGCACCACGCCGTGTTTGTGGGCGTAGTCCAGTCCGCGAGCCGCTTGCAGGATATAGTCGAGGGCCCTGTCGATTAGGACCGGACCGCTTTTCTTTACAAGCGCCGCAAGATCGCTGCCCTCGACAAATTGCATGACGAGGAAGTGAAGGCCGTTGGCCTCGTCGGCATCGTAGGCGGCAACGACGTTCGGATGTTCGAGTTTGGCGGCCGCCTTAGCTTCGCGTTGAAAGCGCGCCACTGCTGCCGCATCCGTCGTTATGGTGGCAGGCAACATCTTGATGGCGACGACGCGCTCCATCCGGCGATGCTGGGCTTTGAACACCTGCCCCATGCCGCCCGCGCCGATTTTGTCGAGGATCGTGTAGTTGCCCAGAATCAGCGACTTTGCTCGGCCCAAAAGGATTTCCTGGGCTTGGAACCTGGTGAGATACCGGCTTTGGACAAGCTGCCGTGCGAGTTCCTGCGCGTCTTTGGGCTGGGCCTCGGGCGGGACGAAATTTTCCAACTTGCCCGGCGCGACGACGCCCGAGTCGGCGATCTGCTTGACGAATTGTTCGAGGGGCGCCGGCATATCCATTCCCCGCGTGCGGGCCAGGTGAGACCCATCATAACACGCCCGCGCGAGGCGGGGAATTGTCGGGGCGACGGGCGAGGGGCGACGGGGCGAGGGGCGACGGGGCGAGGGGCGAGTGAAGCCAGGGCGAACGCGATCCTGGTTGACGCTTGCGCTCGCGTGTTAAGCCGTTGCAGATAGGGCCCGGGCGGCGGGGTCGAAATAGTCGGGGGCGAGCGAATCCGGTTTTTCGCGGATGTCGATCTGGCCCGGCTTTCGCCGCAAGATGGCCATCAGGCTTACACCGTGGCGATAGGCTGAGCGGCCGGTTGCAATCGCCCGGCACATTGCCCGGGCCTCGCCGGCAAAGATATTTTCGAGCATCCGATTGACCGGCGCGATCGGAATTGCGAAATCGGTTCCCGACTTGCCGGCGACTCGATCCGGCCCTCGCCAACGGTTCATTGCCCGAACGCCGCGAATCAACGGATAGAGTCGGCTGTTGAAATGCGAGAGCAGAATCGGCTCGATCGGCAAACCTTCCCAAACTTTGGCCAACCGTCGAGCGTCGTAGCGGCGATAGTGGCCGAAGCTTTCGTCGTGGCCGGTCCATAGCCGCAGATCGGCGGGCACGGTGATCAGGAAAAACGCTCCCGGCGGCAATGCCGCGGCCACGCTCGAAAACAGCGAGAAGTCGTCGCCCACGTGCTCGAGCACGTCCATCATCAGCAGCACTCCGGCGTCGTCGATGAGGTGGCCCAAATCGTCGGGAGCCCGGCCTTGGATGAAATGTGTGTTGGGAAACCGCTGCCGCGCAAGGCGGATTGCATCGGCGGACGTGTCGATGCCAACGCAGCGATAATCCTCCGCGAGCGCCGCCAGATTGGCTCCCGTGCCGCAGCCGACATCAATGACCGTGGCCGGCGAAGCGGACAGCGGAGATGGCGGGATGAGTTTGCCGACCAGCGCCTGCAGAATCCGCCGCCGGGCGACGAACCACCAATGTCGCTGTTCGATTTCGGCGTGGAGTTGGAATTGAGCGGAGAGCATCGGGGGAAGGCTGAGAATGAGGGTGAGGGGATAGGGTGAGGGACGCGCGAAGCCGCTCCTACAACCCTACCTTATGAATGGACGCCGGCCGGCGGTCCGGCCGCGTCGTCCCTGGCCCCTGACCCCTGATCCCTGGCCCCTTGCCCCAGGCAGCGGGCGATTTGCCGCACGGCTTGCCGCAAGCGGTTTTCGTTTTCAATCAGGGCCATTCGCAAAAAGCCCTCGCCGGCCGGGCCGAAGCCGCTGCCGGGGCTCACCGCCACGCTCCCCTCCTCCAACAGCTTGGTCGCGAATTCAAGCGAATTCAGCTTTCCATACCAAGGAGCCGGAATCTTGACCCACAAAAACATGCTCGCCCGCGGCGGATTCACCTCCCAGCCGATCCGCCGCAATCCGTCGACCAGCACGTCGCGACGGCGCTGATATTCGGCCGATTGAGCCTCGACATCGGCATCGCCGTGCCGCAGGGCCAGAATCGCGGCAATCTGAATCGGCCGGAACATGCCGTAGTCGTAGTAAGCCTTGATCGTGCTCAGGGCGCGGATCATCTCGGCATTCCCAGCGCAAAACCCGACGCGCCAGCCGGCCATGTTATAGCCCTTGCTCATCGTCGTGAATTCGACTGCCAGCCTTTTAGCTCCCGGAGTGGCCAAGATGCTCGGTACCTGATAACCGTCGTACGTCACGTCGGCATAGGCCAAATCGCTGATGACCATGAATCCATAGCGGCGGGCGAGCTTTACCACCTCGACGTAGAACTCCGGATCCACCGTGACGGTCGAAGGATTATGCGGATAGTTCAGGATCACGATCTTCGGGCGGGGATGCAGATGCTGACAAGTGTAGGCGATGTTCGAAAGCAGCTTTTCGTTGTCGGCCACTTCGAGCGAAATCGCACCGGCCGATGCTAAGGCGACGGCATACATATGGGCCGGATAGGCCGGCGCGGGAACGATCGCCATATCGCCCGGCCCCAACAGCGCGAGGCACATGTGGCTAAAGCCCTCTTTCGAGCCGAGCGTAGCGATCACTTCGCTTTCGGGATCGAGCCGCACGCCGTATTTCTTGAGATACTTTGCCGCCGCTTCGCGACGCAAGTTGGTGATCCCCAGCGCCGGGCTGTAGCCATGATTCTTGGGGTCGCGGGCGGCTTCGCAGAGCTTTTCAATCACGGTTTGCGAGGGCGGATCGGTCGGATTGCCCATGCTCATGTCGATCACGTCGTCGCCGGCCCGCCGTTTTTCGTAGGTGAGCTTATTGATGCGCGCGAACAGATAGCCGGGGAGCCGCTTGATGCGTTCGGCGACTTCGATTTGAAACGGCTTTCCGTCGTCGGCCGGTTCGTCGGTGCAAAACTGATCGTTCATGGCAATCGGCCGCATGGGGGCGAAATGGCGGGATTCTTCGATGCACGCTTCCATTAAACATACTCGGCCGGCCGAAGCAAGGAAACGGCAAGCAGGGTAGTGGTACGGTTTGCCGTAGGTCAGCCTTTCTAGGCTGACGAAAGGCGAGGAATGTCGGGCTGGAAAGCCTGACCTACCTGAAAACGTACGACCATCCCGCAACGCCGTGGCGAGCGATCAGCCTTGGATGCCTTGAAAGAGCCCCGAACTCTTCCCCGCGCGGCGAACTACTTCGCTGGAGCGATCGGCTGGTTGGCAGAGGCGGGCAAGACGTGGTCGTAGACGCCCGCCGGAGATGATTGCCCATCCGGCCCGGCGGTGCCGTTGCCCGCGGGGACTCGTTTGGGCGATTGCGTGGTTTGGGCCAGATAATTGTCGATCTGGGCGGCGTCCTTAAGATGGTTGAACGCCTCGGCCATGGCGATCCGTTCTTTCTTTTCGTGGATGTCGTCGTACAGTTCGCGATGGATCGTTGGATCGGAGATGCTCACTTTTTCCACGGGCGTATAGCCTTCGCAGTAGAGAATCACGTAGCTATCGCCGACCTGGACGATGCCCGACATTTGGCCGGCTTGTAGCGAGAAGGCCTGGTCTTCGAGGGCTTTGACGCCGCCCCATTTCTGAATCGGCGGCACGCGGCCGCCCACCGCACGGCTCGGATCGATCGAGTATTGCTCGGCGAGCTGGCCGAAGTGCTCGCTCCCACGGTCGGGATGTCGGTTCAATTCCTGCTGCGCGATCGAAAACACCTCTTGGGCCTTGCGCAGGTTGGCGAGCACGATGACGCGGCAGCGCACTCGCGGACCGTAATTCGCATCGAAGCCGCGGTGCATGTCTTCGTCGGTCACCCTGATATCGCCGCAGAGTCTTTTCAGTGCGACCGATGGCCAGACGGCATCGCGGACGTAAAGATCGTAGCCGATGTGCTGTTCCTTGGTGACCAGATCAATCCAAGCTTTGACGTCGGCTTTGCCGCTGGCGGTGGTTTTGCCCATCGCAATCGCCGCGCGAGCGATTTCGGCATCGATGTCGCCTTGGGTGATGACGATGTTTTTGGTTTTCAGGGCTTGTTCCAGCAAATGGCGGTTGATCGTCCCTTCGAGCACTTCGATGCCGTGGCGCTTGATACACTCTTCTTCAAGCTCGCGGATCGTGAGTTGGCGATTGTTGATGATCGCCGCGATGCCCGGCATTTCGCGGCTTTTTTCCGGGTCGCCGTAGATCTTTTGCACGACGGCCTGCTGCTGCAAAGCTTTGAAGGTGTCGGCCCCGACTTTGCGGAGCTTGCTGTCGCGCACCAGTTCGGCCAAGCGATCCTTTTCCAGACTGATGTCGGCCTGGACGGCCGGCATGCGTCCTTCGCATTTGAAGATCAGATATTGGCTTCCGACTTTCACGATCGGCGAAATCTCCCCTTCGCGCAAGCCGAACACGGTTTGCTCCACTTGCGGATCGCCGACATGATGATGGATCGGCTGGATCATTCCATCGGCGCTGCCGCTGGGGTCGATCGATTTGCGCCGTGCCAGGGCGCCGAATCCTGCCGGATTGGCCTTCGCCATGGCGAGGATTTTGACGGCGTCTTCTTCGGTGGTCGCCACGATCAACCGCGTTTTCACCGCTTCGCCGAATTTCATTTCGAAGGCATTTTCGATTTCCTGCGGCGTGGGCTGGATCTGGTCGGCCGCGATCTTCTTCAACGCCAACATCGGCCAGACGATGTCGTCGGCATATTGCTCGGGCGAAATGTGCCGCTCGTCGGCGATCATCTTCAGCCATTGATCGGTCGAGATGCCGAATTTCTTTGCCAGCCGATCGATCTCGTGGTTGACTTCCTTGCGAGTGACGATGATTTGCCGCTGCCGGCAATACTCGTCGATCAGATATTTGTTGAGCATCGCGTCCAAGACTTCGCTGCCGTAGTGGGCGAGGCATTCTTG comes from the Pirellulales bacterium genome and includes:
- the carA gene encoding glutamine-hydrolyzing carbamoyl-phosphate synthase small subunit codes for the protein MTQPAKLALEDGTVWTGTAFGAAGEVDGEVCFNTSMTGYQEILTDPSYRGQIVTMTYPEIGNYGINAEDVESGRPHLAGFVVRQWTRRASNFRSTGELDEYLAHWGVVGLAGIDTRALVRHIRNRGAMRGLLSSADLDDERLIAKAKASPGLVGRDLVREVIPSQPRDWQQQLSPWSRPIGDRRGGILGAAGDPVNSAPSQSAELQSQTQQPSAPHIVALDYGLKWNIARHLAEMGWRVTILPGTATADEILARQPDGVFLSNGPGDPEPLTYAVDAIRGILGRTPVFGICLGHQLLSLACGAKTFKLKFGHRGANQPVMNIATGRVEITSQNHGFAVAEEDLPPELEVTHRNLNDHTIEGVRHRGLPAFSVQYHPEASAGPHDSSYLFQKFRELLGIGV
- a CDS encoding serine/threonine-protein kinase codes for the protein MPAPLEQFVKQIADSGVVAPGKLENFVPPEAQPKDAQELARQLVQSRYLTRFQAQEILLGRAKSLILGNYTILDKIGAGGMGQVFKAQHRRMERVVAIKMLPATITTDAAAVARFQREAKAAAKLEHPNVVAAYDADEANGLHFLVMQFVEGSDLAALVKKSGPVLIDRALDYILQAARGLDYAHKHGVVHRDINPSNLLLDSEGTGRPVTAGPSSSPANSGKNTTPGNSNRPANLGRCPRLTDCARFAGMAWIAREAGIIRQPGAIAPGHAAPIGSKTPTG
- a CDS encoding class I SAM-dependent methyltransferase; protein product: MLSAQFQLHAEIEQRHWWFVARRRILQALVGKLIPPSPLSASPATVIDVGCGTGANLAALAEDYRCVGIDTSADAIRLARQRFPNTHFIQGRAPDDLGHLIDDAGVLLMMDVLEHVGDDFSLFSSVAAALPPGAFFLITVPADLRLWTGHDESFGHYRRYDARRLAKVWEGLPIEPILLSHFNSRLYPLIRGVRAMNRWRGPDRVAGKSGTDFAIPIAPVNRMLENIFAGEARAMCRAIATGRSAYRHGVSLMAILRRKPGQIDIREKPDSLAPDYFDPAARALSATA
- a CDS encoding aminotransferase class I/II-fold pyridoxal phosphate-dependent enzyme, with the protein product MRPIAMNDQFCTDEPADDGKPFQIEVAERIKRLPGYLFARINKLTYEKRRAGDDVIDMSMGNPTDPPSQTVIEKLCEAARDPKNHGYSPALGITNLRREAAAKYLKKYGVRLDPESEVIATLGSKEGFSHMCLALLGPGDMAIVPAPAYPAHMYAVALASAGAISLEVADNEKLLSNIAYTCQHLHPRPKIVILNYPHNPSTVTVDPEFYVEVVKLARRYGFMVISDLAYADVTYDGYQVPSILATPGAKRLAVEFTTMSKGYNMAGWRVGFCAGNAEMIRALSTIKAYYDYGMFRPIQIAAILALRHGDADVEAQSAEYQRRRDVLVDGLRRIGWEVNPPRASMFLWVKIPAPWYGKLNSLEFATKLLEEGSVAVSPGSGFGPAGEGFLRMALIENENRLRQAVRQIARCLGQGARDQGSGARDDAAGPPAGVHS
- a CDS encoding peptidylprolyl isomerase; amino-acid sequence: MSSMDAAKEISRWGRWKRRLGVAVGAATVVAVCLLVRSLRGTAPAAAKTPAADSTAPSSAKPAAPPRQLLEIVAQVNRDTIGRQELAQECLAHYGSEVLDAMLNKYLIDEYCRQRQIIVTRKEVNHEIDRLAKKFGISTDQWLKMIADERHISPEQYADDIVWPMLALKKIAADQIQPTPQEIENAFEMKFGEAVKTRLIVATTEEDAVKILAMAKANPAGFGALARRKSIDPSGSADGMIQPIHHHVGDPQVEQTVFGLREGEISPIVKVGSQYLIFKCEGRMPAVQADISLEKDRLAELVRDSKLRKVGADTFKALQQQAVVQKIYGDPEKSREMPGIAAIINNRQLTIRELEEECIKRHGIEVLEGTINRHLLEQALKTKNIVITQGDIDAEIARAAIAMGKTTASGKADVKAWIDLVTKEQHIGYDLYVRDAVWPSVALKRLCGDIRVTDEDMHRGFDANYGPRVRCRVIVLANLRKAQEVFSIAQQELNRHPDRGSEHFGQLAEQYSIDPSRAVGGRVPPIQKWGGVKALEDQAFSLQAGQMSGIVQVGDSYVILYCEGYTPVEKVSISDPTIHRELYDDIHEKKERIAMAEAFNHLKDAAQIDNYLAQTTQSPKRVPAGNGTAGPDGQSSPAGVYDHVLPASANQPIAPAK